The segment AATGGAGAACCTGCAGAGAAACTGGGATTTAGGAGTTGGTTTGAGACAGTGTTCAACAATTATCACAATTTATGTGCTCATAAATGAGGACATGCTTCTGAGTTGACTTTGTCATTCTTCACAAGCGAGCGCCTTTAGGAATGCTGCTTTTACAAGCAGCTTTATCCTGTGCAATGTAGTAACAGCTAGCCTTTGGCCTCGAGGTGGAAGAACCTGTGCCGTTTTCCTGGATGCGCACTGTTAATTTATTAGTTCCCCATGGATAACTTGATGTTTGCCTCCCAGACAAGCTGACTTGTAGACAGGGACACctcttcagaaattcagaatgtTGTGCTGGAAGATGAAATGAGGACAAACTTGACTGCAGCTCTCTGGCAGTCCCTCTGCTGAAGGGGCTGGACCACATCCTaccagctctctgctgctgagctgctttgtCTGCAGATGCTATTATCATCGCTGTTGTTTTTCCCCGTCATTCCCAAATTTTCTCCTGTGGCCAAAAAGGAAGTAACAGGAATGGCAGCTTAGCTTGACAGAGCCAGGCTCTCCTTTACTTTCTTTGGTTAAATAGACCGGGTTGAgtttttttgtctctctttttccGTTCCTGGAAAAACCATTAAAGCCAAtccctctgttttcttcagctgtgtttctgatGATTCGGTGAAACAGTACACATCAAAAGACCATCTTACCAAGCATTTCCAGgttcctgtgttcaagtttgTGGGCAAAGACAACAAGGTAAGCTCAAAACTCATCTCTCAGACACTGCATCATCCCTGATCTGACTGAGGAGTCTCAGCACAGAATCGGCTGTGTTAGAGCACTAGGAGGAGGAACGGCAGGCCCAAGGCAGATTGCACTGTACCTGTTctagctgctgcttctttcaggaGCCTGGAACGGGTTCTTTAAAAGAGAGTAACAAAAACAAGTGAAATTAAACTAAATACAAAGGACAGTCATGGAGCAGCAGTGGCATAGCTGgctaaaatagttttttttccagtgcagtcTTTGGGGTCCCTCATatgctggaagagaaaagcgTTTGTGTTTCCAGTCACCAAGCAGAAATCTGGGAAGTTAGCCGTCTTGCGTAGTGTCCTGTCTTTAAAACAGAATGATTTATAGTTTTCAATCTCATCAGCTTTTTCTAACATGTGTTTGAACAGATGCCCTTCAGTTTTCTAGATATGGAGGTTTCCAGATACCATCGAACTCAGTGTgaaaccaggctgcccaggctggTGGCAGTTTGGGGCAGAAGCTCTCTAGTAGCAGGACAGCAGAAGGGATAATGACATCTTCCTAATGCAAatagctttccttttctgtgctgGAAGAAACCAGGTCTTTCAATCACTGTTATGCTCGGCCAATGCTGCTTGCTCCTAAAGGCATGAGGTTGCTTCTCCAGCCCCTGCAGAACCTCAGTATGGTTAGAAAGAATGAGATTGTCCAAAATTCACAGATTTTGCTTGGCCATCTGTTTGACATTTCTGTCTCCGTGTGCATCCTCCTGTGCAATGGATTTTGCTTTAAACCTCACCATTGACCAAACATTCACAAATGTTTGCTTCCCCAGTCGCAATTTGCAGGGATGTAAGCAGCCCTTGTCATTTGTAGGGCAAGGAGCAGCAATCCTGTCGCTGTCTGCCTCACGTGTGCAGAAAGAAGGGGCAGCTGTCTCCCTGCTCTTTGTGCTCTCCTTCTTCCCTCAGCTACCAGCCCGAGCCCCTCATCACCTTGCGTTCCCCTTTGCCTCTCAGGCACCGACCTTTATGTTTTCCCAGCTTTTGTCAAATTCTCTTGCATGTTTCTATCAGTCCATCTCCTTGTGAAGCTTCATGTGTTCTTGGCCTGATTCCTACCACGCAGCTGCTACTAGATTGTGCAAGCTCTTCCAAGCTAATGCCTGGtattttcatctcttcattTCACGCCTTCCTATTCCCCAGCTCACCCCTCGCTGAGAGCAGGCACTGTGCTCTGAGGGGATCTCAGCCCTCTCCAAGGCACAGGGGAAACTGATGGGGCATCCAGCTCACCGTGGATGGCCGTGGTGGCTAAGGACCTTTTTGCTGTGAGACCAGAAATAGCTGCATGGCGTAACTTCCATGCCTGCTTTCTCTCCAGGAAGTGTTCTTGCACTGCCGCATCCTTGTGTGCGGGGCGCTGGATGAGAGCTCCCGCTGCGCCCAGGGCTGCCGGCGAAGGGTGCGCAGGTCAGCTGGGACGGAGGAGCAGGACAAGTCTGGGAGCTTGGCAAACCACCTCCTGACAGGCGGCCCCATCAGAATTGACTTCGATGACTGACACCCAACCCCTGGAACAGCATCTCTGCCTGTGACCATTCTTAGCGGTGCCTTCTTTCCTGGTTGTTTGAGAAATGAGAGGTGTTTGGCAAAGTCCCTCCTGAGCCTCAGGCCTTGTTCCCTAGCCATGTGATGGCTGGTTGTGAAGTACGCTTGGCACTTGAAGCAGCAAGCTGAGTGCAAGCCAGACAGCAGAGTGGTTTGGTTTTAGCTCCGTTCTGTTGGGTTAAAGGAccctgctgctttgcaggctTGAACCGTTACCCAactttgcctttgcctttccCTATGCCCACCCACAGGCTCCACAGGACTGTTCGTCTTGAGCTCAACATACTATTCAAGCCCTTCTTTCATCAGACAATAAAAACGGTATTGTAGCTGAACATGTTGCTATGCAGTTCTGTGAATGATGCTGAAGCTTTCGGGTGTCCTGCGATTTTAGATGACCTTTAATAAAAACAcgtataaaaatatatatcccaAAATGTGCAACTTCCTTGGCACTACTGAACAGTTGTCGTTACAGGCAGCTGAAACTAGGTCTATCACAGGCACATTTGaaggttattttaaaatagtcataggtatttaataacattttttaattgtcttttgATAATTGCATGCGGTTTAACAGTGTTCCTTGTATTTAGCATAtcactgttctttctttctcttctctctccatcCCCTCCAACAACGTGATGCCTATTGTAAGTGCTATGGCACTGTGGTTTGAAGAAAAAGATCATTAAAAGTCTATACATGCCCACCCCAAGTGTGCTGCTACCAAGTCTGTGTTTGGAGGTTGTGGTGATGCATTACCCTGCACAGGAGGGGCTGTGCCTCTGCCAAAGGGATTTGAGCAATGCATATTACAAATGATTACTGTGAATACTTTTTGTGGATGGTTGCTGGGACAGGGGTGTCCCCAGTGAGCCTGGTGACAGGAGACATTGTGATGTTGTTTGTGGTGGGTGAGAAGTGGCTGGAGATGCAATTACAGGTGACGGTGGAAACACGACGCTTGTCAGGAATCCCTCTGAGCCACCAAAGTCCTTCCAAAGAGGACAAAAAGGGTGATAGCTCAGGGCCGTGAAGGATTACAAGTGTGGATGGAAGGAGGTGAGCAGTGAAGGACGAAGAAAGAGTTGGGACCAGGGGGTGAAGAAGGAGCTGTTCCCACTGGTGGCTATGGCACAGCGGTGTGCTCATGTGGTTCTCTGCCAGAAGTCTCACCATGTGCAGGTTCAGAGGTGTGCTGGAGGTTCCCCCCAGTCTGCATTActgattttctgcttcagttgGAAGCAGCCAAATTGCTGCCAAGGCCGAGATTTGTTGCTGCTCTGAAATGGAGGGTGAGTCTGTGTGAGGGGGCCATTTGGAAGGGAGTCACAAATCACCCCAGCAATATTCCATTCctcagatttatttcttctggtgACTGACGTTTCAGTGATGAATGGGTGTTTGATGGGCTGGGAGTTTAGTGATTTTTCTAAATGGCTTCgtggctgcttttctgctttgggaATATATGTTTGTGTGCATCCATGCTAGgcagaataaatgaaaattttcctgGGGAAATAAGTATAAGTGGAAAGACATTTTTCGTGTTATCTAACCGTATGcgaatgaaaaagaaatgaaaaagcccCCTACTTGCACTGCGATGCTCTCTTGGTTCTGCTGATTCACTTCTGCATTAAGACCACGCTGGCAATTTCCTGCTGCCACTTCTTTGCTCAGGCAGCCCCTGCTACATGTACTTATTTTGATAAAACAAGAGCTgggaaatgaaattaattagcTGGTGCATTCTGGAGAAGCAAAGGATGTTTTTGTTAGTGTGAGAGGGATGTGGGGAGTGGTGGAAGGGGAGATTCTCTGCTTGCTCTAGTTTCTGTGCACGTTGTTTGGTCCTTCCTGACAAATTCATACAAAGCAGCCTTTCTGCTCCACAGCTTTTTGTTAAATCGTTTGCAGGAGCCGTAAGGAGGAAACACTGCTCTGCATGGCCACGTGAGCGGAGCACTCTGGGAAGGTGCTTGGTTTGTCCTGCAAGCAGGATAGCGGCTCTGCTGTCTGCCACTGCCCTGAGCTGTCTCTCCTCCAGCAGAGAGGGGAATGGCTTCTAGGCGAAGAACTAAACCATTTCTCCAAGTCTTATCTCTCCCCACTTTAccttctgcttccatctgtctTCTTTGTCAGCTTTACATCCTGGACATGAAATCAAAGGCCAAACTTGTGTGGGAGCCAagggatttgtttttctgtttaatttaatCACCCATGCCATGGAGCAGAAACAAACTGCACTGCAGAAGCAGGCACTGAACGTGTGTGGCAGTGCTCCTGACAGCCCCTGAGCACTGCCGAGCATGGTTCCAAGTCCAAGCAGTGTTGGTGCTGCCTGACACGTAGGGCTGGTGTTCTGGCTGGTGTCGCCTCATTCTCTTGTAGgatgtaaaatgaaaatcagaatggTAGAGGTCCTGGAGGAGCCACCCAGTACCTGCCATTCCAGTCCCTGTGTTTGTGTCCTCTGTGGAGACATAGAGGTTGCTGGAAGAGGGCACGCTGACCAAACAGCTTGAACATCAGCAAGAGCTGAAGTAATCCTGCCAAAGCACAAAGCCAACAGGAAGCCTCCAGGTAAGCACGGTATCTTTGTCCTGTTCAGAGCACAGTGGAAACAAAGATGACCCGAGCTTGAAGTTTTGAGTTTCCTTGTCGAGCTGCTCATGgcttttttcatatttccacAGTTTACCATTAGTGGAAAATGTGCTTCTTCAGTAGCtgccccaccagcagcagtCTGTATTGTTTTGGTATGAATGGCAGTTTGAAAGCACGGAAGAATTATTTATGTTAGCACTGTCTCCAAAATGTCAGTGTGTGGACAGAGATTTTGTTCAGAACCCGTGGAATCTTCCAGTGTATGTCATTATCTGTCATCAGTTGCTTGCCCTGGCTTTAATCTGGTATCAAGCCACTGAGCTTAGACAagatatattatttaaatagtGTCATTTAATCATGAGAGTGTGCTAACATTTAGAACTGGCAACAGGCACGATTTCACCAATGAAATGGAACATTTGGGAAGTGTTTGGaatgagaaatgtttccttccCATCCCTAGCCAAACGAATGTGTTTCTTAGATGGCAAATTAATGTGTCCAGCCTCATGCTCTGATAGACGCACGCTGCAATGAAGTTTGGCAGTGCAGTATTCACTCTCCAGAGGCATTAGCACAGCCAGGAAAGGATGTCATTGCAACTGATCACTGTAAATGAAGGTCCTCCTCTACGGAAGGCATCCCAGTGCACCTCGTACCATCACTTCCAATTCCCTGTTTTCATACCATTGGACTCTTGTTCTTGCAGGCTATTTGGGGCCAGACCAATCTCATCGCTGTTCACTATAAAGCAAAGATGACTAGCAAGAATAGGAAGACAGGGCTTAAATAATTTATAGCTCCACACATCCATTTAAACACAAACTAGAAGAAAGATAATGAAAACAGACTCTTTCCATTCTTGTTATATTACCTTCTGTAGCCTTAACTTTCCTGTGACAGCTAGAAGAACATAGCCATAAATATGTttgcagaaaactgaagaacttTTGTGCCATGGCACGCACACCCAACAGCAACTTCCTttcaacaaaaaacacagatgaaagcTGTCTGCAAATGTTATATGTCAATGAAATTCTGCATACCGctttaaattctaattttaCATGCCATAAAAGCTCCCAGTAGCAGGTAGAAGTATTAACCACATTTTAAAGAGTGGCTTCTGAGATGACTGATCGCTCTCAGCTGGCAGTGTCTCTGCCCCACCAAGGTAGCAAGTAAGCCCTGCCATCTGACAGATAAGTCTCCAGGGTTTGGAAAATCTCATCCACGGCAACAGTGAGCTTTGTGCAAAAGATGGAGGTGGGTACCCGGCCATTTAGTGTTAACAGGGATCCAGAAGGGAAGGCCTGCTAGAAGatacaggaggaaaataattaaacagaTACAGTCTGGatgtcactgaaaaagaaaagtggctTCCTCTCCTGAGAACGTGGGAGAGTGCTGTAGGTGTGTAAGAGAGGCTGTGGATTAGTGCACTGCACATCTGAGATGTGATGGGCTTTGGTCCTCTTCTGCCCAGGTATGAAACACGCCAGTGTCACAAACACGCCGAGTCCTTCTCATGTTACCAAACTCCTGGGTGTTTTACATCATTTCAGGATCCACCGAGTATTAAATAAGCAGGGTAGTCAGAGAGTGTAATGATAGAATAGAAAATGTCAGAGGTGTTTGTGAGCATCGCACTGAGAGCAAATAACCCCTCTCCTTCAGTCTCCAGAGATGGAAAAATGTAAGTAGTGCAGCCACAGGCTGAGCTTGTCAGAGGCTGCAGAAGCCTAATGCTTTGCACTGCAAATTAGAAAGTTAAGGGGCAGGAGAAGCTAGTAGAGTGGTGTagaaggcaaacaaacaaataaagccCCTTGTTTATAACCAGCACTATATCCTGCTTGCCTTTCCAGATCAGTCTGCAGAGAAAATTGGCATCAGGTCATTCTGATAGAGCTGGAAAGGGATAGGGCGGTGTAACTGCAGCTGCGGAGGACAGCAGGCATCTCTGCCCTACTTGCCCAGGCTGCCTCCCCTTTTGCAGCCTtctgccccagagctgcagccgGTGCGTATTGCTTGGCCCAGGTACCCCCATCCCGTGCTCGGCCAGAGGGCTGCTGGAAGTCACTGTGATGAAGTGCCATGTGTGAGAGGGAACGCTGGCAGTGGCTCACGGAGGCCGGGGGGATCTGCTCTGCTTCATAGCTCATCTCGCTCTTCCTCACTGCAAATGCAGGCGCTCCGCTGGCTGTTCATGAAGGGCCGGCAGCCCAGGGTCCAGACAGCATTGAACACAGTGTCTGCGACGGACTCGCAGGCTGCGGGGAAGGAAGAGATGAGGCTCATCAGGAGCAGGCTCCCCAGCGTGTCTGCAGGCTGAGCCCTGCGCTGAGTCCTGTGCTACTGCAGTTGGATGGACTGTTTCTCTCTGGCTATTGCATTTGTACAAATGCAGAAGTTACCGTCAGTGAAAGTGGGGACTCTTCCTGAGGTGGCGCAAGcttccctccctgcaggcaTCTCTCTCAGGCTTTTCTGCGTGGTGGATCCCTTGGGGGCACCGCAACTAGCACTGCGTACCAAGCAGGTTTCCCACtagagctctgcagtgcagtttCTCCTGGCTCCCTCTCCTCACAGCTGCTTATAGCCCCTACGAACCAATCTTTGCAGGTGTTTGGAAATTACGGTGCCACCACGCTGTGCCTGCAACAGTGTGTCTGACTGCAagcccctttccttcccctaaAACAGCCCTGAAACTGCTTGTCAGATCAACAGGTTAATATAAGGGCTTTTAAGGTTGTGGCTCAGTGGTGTCATCCGTGGTGCCATTGTCATCTCTCCCCTGTGAACCAGAGCCCTGTCCTTGGTACTGCCACTCGCTGGCCCTTGGCCATGTGCAGGTTTGAGCATGTGGCTCGCAGGCTCTGGAAGACTTTTTGGTCTTCCATGAAGGCTTCTGAACTCTCAGGGAGGGCATCCAAGGGTTGAAAGAATTGCTTCTAGGGGTTTTTGGTTTCGTTTTTCTACTTTCCACACATCCTTCCTAACATGTCCCTGTGTAAATAACTTTAGATGTCCAGCCCTGGGGTGGGAGCGTGTGTGGACAGATCTCAGGACCATGTGTTCTCCCTCAGCTCTGACACATCTTTGACACTACCGGACAGACACactgctccctcctgcagctttctccttcctttggCAAAGAAGCCTCTCCCTGTGCACACCCTCCATTCCCTGCTACCACTTGTTCCCTGCTTGGGGGATGTGAGCTGGGGAACCTACCTTCCACCTTGGAGACAAAGCCGAGGCTGCGCTTGAGGTCAGAGCAGATGGAATGGAGGCACCAGCGAAACTTGGCGTCGCAGCGGTATTTGTTGGCCCCGCAGGTGTCATAGCAGATGTCCAGCTGGTTGCAGCACTTGGTCATGGCAGGGATGCCCAAATCTagctgagaaaaggaagaaaaggagcatCCCTTGGCTGCATCCTGGCCTCAGATTTGCATAGCCACGACTGGCAAAGATTTTACAGTGTCCAGCTGGCTCTGTGCCCAAACCAGAGGTATGGCAAAgcctccatttctctttcctccatttCCCACAGCCTGCTTCTTGGCCTGGTAAATCAGCTATAAGAGTTATCAATGCCTTGTTTCTTACAGATGTGCTTATGAGACCAATTACAAATACAGCTCACTTGGAGGTAAGCTGCAGCTTAGCTAATAACTGTGGGGTGGTGGAGCAGGTCTGTCTCCTAGAGGGACAGGACTCATTAGCTGGTTAGAAATTCTTCCTATTTTTCGGCATTCTTCATGcaatatttatttagaagatgtgttttttcttcGTTGCGTTCAGTGCTCATGATTGCCTGCATAAGGAGGTGGTACCGCAGAAGTGCCCACAAGGTTTGCAATGAAACGTGGTTTAAGGAACTAATCTAACATGAAAAATGGGCTTTAAAGGGAGGGTTTTTCAGAGCAGGAATCGGCCTAATTGCTGCAGGCTTCATGGGCAGCAGTAATGCACTGGCTGAATAGTAATTCCTGTTCTAAGAGCCTCCTGGGAGAGCTCTTCCTGGTGATTCcaatattatttcattaattgCCTTTAAAATAGTGAGAGGTTGCAGTATTAAAGCCCTCAAGTTTATTTCAGTGCTCAAGAGAGGCAAAAAGCATGGGAGGGACGAAGGGCCTGGCGAAGATAATACATTCAGCCATTGCTGTTTGTGCATTATGTTAATGCACAGTTAGCATAGgcactgagctgcctgctgttGGGTGTTTCCTGTCCCAAGGGCAGAGAATCGATAATATCACGTTTTTCCGCACTGATGCTCTGCTTGGCCAgcccttttcttcttctagcACTAATCTGCTCAGGAatctttcagtatctacagAGCAACAGGTCAGGCCTTCATAAGCCTAACTCCTGCCTACATGATTCCTGCTTCACTTCCATTAGCAGTTGAGGTTTTGTGCTTCCCTGACAGACAGTAAATGGAGCTGTGCTTGGATGGAGGCCTTCGTCTCCCCAGCTGATGGCACCCAACCATGTTTCCTGGCAGTTCCGGCAGACAGCTCATCCCCAACACAGCCCAGTGGTACTCCCTCCCTCCAGAGCTGGGAAGATAAGCATCGCACGGGCAGCATGCAGCACAGCTAAGCATTGTCCCCCCCCCCACGTCATTAGCTGCTTAGAGATGGTTAGTTATGATTAGAGAATTGCATTAGTTAGGAACAGTACATACACTTTGGGGTACCTTGAGCCCCAGGAAATAGGAGCTGCAGCCATTTGGTTCTTGGGGCTTGTAGTGAGGCCGTGGCATCGGAGCCTTCCCTGAGGAAGAAAGGATAAACATGAAGAAAGCTGATCTTCCCAAGAGCTGTACCAAAGAGCTCTGGGGCTCTCCCCAGCTCTTAGACATGGGCAAGTCCCTCCTCACAGCATGGGGTTTtgcagctgaggagctggggctATCCTGCTGTGTTCTTAATTCCTCCAGGAAactcctctccatccccagtCTGCTTGGTGTCAGGGAGCTATGGATCTCTGCAGAGCCATTCCTGGCTGATCTTGGTCCCAGCATTTGGTGATGCACTGTTCTTTTAAGCtccatttcctctgttttcttcttgtcagCACTGATAACCATTCCAGatgcttttccccttttttctgCCACGGTACCTGAATTACCTGCAGTTAATACAGCCATAAATCTGTTACATTCTTGGGAAGGCCTCACAGCAGAATGCCTCAGAAGGTTACGTGCAGGAGTGTTCCAGCACCTTCTAAATTAAAAACTGCCAGAGCAAGTTTCTTGTTTAAACAACAAGCTTGCGACAGATAGCAAACCAAAACACTGTCTGGCTGTGGGATGTCAATAAGCAGCTTTCCCCAGCCCTACACAAATGCAGTTGCTTCAGGGATTTAGCTGCCTGCAGGCCGAGTTAAAGCTCTCCCACTGACATTCCCAGCAGGCAGTGGCATTTACGTGGGGAGGTATTTCTCAGTGCCGTTGTGTTTTACCTTTTTGTCCCCTTCAAATAGATCAGATCTGGATACTGCTCCAGATAGTTTTCTAATGCAGGAAGCATTGTTATTCTGAGCAGGTAGAATTGAGTTCACAGTTGTGAAAGAACACCAACCAATTGGCTACAGCATGCTGCTCTTATGGGATTGCCTTTGCACCAACAAATAACGTAAGTCCATTGAGGTATGCTAGGAAGGTAATTTCTGAGTTCGAGATAGATACATTGTGCGTTACACTATTTTGGTGGTTATGCCATAGAGAGGAGGGATTGTGTCTATAGATGGGCTGAATCTGATAACCCAAAGCAATAACAACGAGAGGAGGACTGCTCCCTGGCTGCAGTCTTGGAAGGGGCCAAGAGTTGGGACTCAGAGTTCAACCTGAGCTGAGGAAGGAAGCGGAAGCAAGTTCACAATTCAAGGTGGATTTTGCAGGAGATCAAATTTTAATGACTTGCTTgtaatattggtggtaagtTATGGTCCTGCAGTGCGTTGTCAGTGATGGGGTaagaaggcagagcaggagcgGGGCTATTTTGGGATACGGAGATAACTGTTTCCAGAGAAAATCTTCAATAAGCTTAAGCTACATCTATCGCAGTGTCTTACAGAGGTGGCTGGGGAGAAAAAATCTCTGGTGAGTACTGTGGAATCAACAAGAATGCTCAGATGAGCCTGTGTTGGAAAGCCACCTCCTCCTCACTGACAAACTGAGCTTAATCATTTGTCAAGTGCACCCTTCTGAACCCCTTCTCAGCTAGATAAAGTCTGAGACACCACGGTTAACCTCTCTCCCGCATCTTGTTTTGcagctcaggaaaacaaaaacaaaagcaaggcACCAGTTATAAGTTCATTCTACACGCTGCCACTCCGTGCTTGGTATCAGTTAGTGCTTGCCTCTCCTATAGGCACACCTGTAATGGGGAGGGGATGCGGTGGGTCCTGCAGTCTGCGTTTCATCACTTGCtacacagccctgcagagaaagccTCTTCTGTAGAGGATATATTTCAGGGCACGGCCTCGTTGGCATCATAGAGAACTGAGGTTGAGCTGCTAATGGGAAGTGAGTTTCGCTGATGCATTTTAATATCTCCACGCTGCTGTAGCTGTACCAAGGGACTGGAGAACAGCCAGCTGGCTAGAGGAGACCTCTGGCCCAAGCAGGTCTtaagcactgcagtgctgctacAATGGGGCATGGAAAGGGAATACGTTTCTGGGTGAACAGATAATCTTGGGGTCCCTCACTGCCATCCTCCAAGTCCTGCCTGCCCAGGCAGCTGGAAGAAGATATCCAGGGATTTACTCCCTGTTCTGGATACCGTTCCCTCTAAGACGCCCAGAGAGGTTTCATAGGGAGGGGAAGATGTTTTCCAGTAATACTTGTATAACCAAAATTTCCTGATTTAAGGGAGTAATCCGtcatgttgtttgttttctgaccTCACCAGGTGCTGATAAATCCAATCTAGCAGCCAGAACAGCCAGTGCTTTGTGCTCGGCTGAAGATGGATGTGTCAATTACAGGTGAGTCTTGACCTTTATCGTGGCAGAATAAGCAATTATCAGTATCCCTTGTCTGAAATGAAAGAGTGGAAAGCACCAATTTTATTCCTTGGCTGGAGAAAGAGCAATCAGGCCCTGATTCAGCAGCAAGGCAATACAGATGGTTGGCATTCGTTCTTCAGGGCACAGGCATTTAGTCTTGCTGGTTTGGGATCCTCACCGCATCCCCTCTGACTGCAGTTTGCCTCGTCTGAGCTAGAGACCAGCATGGACAAATTGGTCCTGGGAGGGCCCAGAAGGACCCACAGAGGCATGTGGGCAGTGTTTGAGAGATGCTCCTTCAGCCAGTGATTAATGAGCTCTTCAGTAGGGGACAAAAACAGTGCTAAAGAAGTgcttgttgttttcctttcgAGGTAAAGCACTTCTCTGATATGAAGCACGATGTTCCAGAGGAATGGGCAGGCCTTTGCACAGGACCAGGGCAGTGGGGCCAGGACAGGGAAAGCCATGGCCTGAGA is part of the Numida meleagris isolate 19003 breed g44 Domestic line chromosome 5, NumMel1.0, whole genome shotgun sequence genome and harbors:
- the PLA2G12B gene encoding group XIIB secretory phospholipase A2-like protein isoform X3, with the protein product MRLLLEAAVLCLTLRLGHGTEETTQENTAQTSSTESFFPEWGIGAIRDSFETVNSYFDSFLELLGGKNGVCQYRCRYGKAPMPRPHYKPQEPNGCSSYFLGLKVPQSLDLGIPAMTKCCNQLDICYDTCGANKYRCDAKFRWCLHSICSDLKRSLGFVSKVEACESVADTVFNAVWTLGCRPFMNSQRSACICSEEERDEL
- the PLA2G12B gene encoding group XIIB secretory phospholipase A2-like protein isoform X2, with the translated sequence MAVLTAGNSGTVAEKRGKASGMVISADKKKTEEMELKRTVHHQMLGPRSARNGSAEIHSSLTPSRLGMERSFLEELRTQQDSPSSSAAKPHAVRRDLPMSKSWGEPQSSLVQLLGRSAFFMFILSSSGKAPMPRPHYKPQEPNGCSSYFLGLKLDLGIPAMTKCCNQLDICYDTCGANKYRCDAKFRWCLHSICSDLKRSLGFVSKVEACESVADTVFNAVWTLGCRPFMNSQRSACICSEEERDEL
- the PLA2G12B gene encoding group XIIB secretory phospholipase A2-like protein isoform X1; translated protein: MAVLTAGNSGTVAEKRGKASGMVISADKKKTEEMELKRTVHHQMLGPRSARNGSAEIHSSLTPSRLGMERSFLEELRTQQDSPSSSAAKPHAVRRDLPMSKSWGEPQSSLVQLLGRSAFFMFILSSSGKAPMPRPHYKPQEPNGCSSYFLGLKVPQSLDLGIPAMTKCCNQLDICYDTCGANKYRCDAKFRWCLHSICSDLKRSLGFVSKVEACESVADTVFNAVWTLGCRPFMNSQRSACICSEEERDEL
- the PLA2G12B gene encoding group XIIB secretory phospholipase A2-like protein isoform X4, with protein sequence MRLLLEAAVLCLTLRLGHGTEETTQENTAQTSSTESFFPEWGIGAIRDSFETVNSYFDSFLELLGGKNGVCQYRCRYGKAPMPRPHYKPQEPNGCSSYFLGLKLDLGIPAMTKCCNQLDICYDTCGANKYRCDAKFRWCLHSICSDLKRSLGFVSKVEACESVADTVFNAVWTLGCRPFMNSQRSACICSEEERDEL